A stretch of DNA from Aquipuribacter hungaricus:
GACCCCCCGGGTCCTGCGACCGCGCGAGGCGCGCGCCGGGCGCCGTCGCCGCCGTGCTGGCGGGCACGGCGTGCCGGCCCACCGCCAGGACGGCTGGCAGCCTTCGCTCATGTCTGACGTCGCTCGGTCCCTGGTCCTCTTCGCCCTGGCGGCGCTGGCGGAGATCGGCGGAGCCTGGTTGGTGTGGCAGGGGGTGCGCGAGCACCGCGGCTGGGTCTGGATCGGGGCGGGAGTGGTGGCCCTGGGGGTCTACGGCTTCGTCGCGACGCTGCAGCCCGACGCGAACTTCGGCCGGATCCTCGCTGCCTACGGCGGGGTGTTCGTCGCCGGCTCGCTGGCGTGGGGGATGGTCGTCGACGGCTTCCGCCCGGACCGGTACGACGTGACGGGGGCGGTGGTCTGCCTGGTCGGGGTGGCGCTCATCATGTACGCCCCGCGACCGGCCTGAGCCGACGGCGGTCGCGGTCGGTCACTCGCGGTGTTTGCCCGGTGATCGGCCCGACGCGATACTCCCTCGGTGCCAGACAGCGAGAGATCTTCCCGCCGGCTCCGGCCGGCCCGGTCCATGGCCCGCCTCGGCGGGCTGGTGCTGGGGGCCTGGGCGATGGTCCTCGGTGTCGCGCTGGGGGCGGCCCCCGCCGAGGCCCACGGGCAGCTGGTGGTGCAGGACTCGCTGCCGGTGGAGGGCGCCCGGATCGGTGAACCCCTGGACGAGCTGACGCTGGTGTTCACGGAGGCGCCGGCGGTGTTCGCGTACTTCACGGTCACCGCGCCGGACGGCACCCGGGTGGACAGCGGCTGGACGGACGGGCAGCCCGCGCCGCTGTCGACGCCGGTGGAGGAGTTCAACCGCGTCGACGGGCAGTGGGTGTCGGTGTACTACAGCACCGGGTTCCCGGCCCAGGTCGGTGTCGCGCACTGGCCCGCGGCGGGGGACTACACGGTCACCTACTCCAGCGTCGCCTCAGACGGGGAGGCGGTGGAGGGGTCGTACGTCTTCGCCTACGACGGTCCTGTCACGCAGGCGCCGCCCGGCTGGACGCCGCCGACCGACCCGCCGGACCCGCTGCTGGTCGAGGCCCTGGAGGCCGGTGACCCGGACGGGGTGACCGGGGACCCGGACGCCGACGGTCGTGACACCGGTGAGGTGGGCGGCGGTGAGCCCTCCGCCGGGGCCGGCACGGTCGGCGACCCGCGAGCGGACGACGCCGAGGCGGCCGGGGCGGGGCCGGGGGTGCAGCCGGCGGTCTACGTGGTCGTCGGGCTGCTGGTCGCCGGTGCTGTCGCCTCGGTGGTCGCCGTCACCCGTCGCGGCCGTGCCGGTGTCGGTAGCGGTGGTGGTGGCGGTGTCGCGGGTGGGACCGGCGGTGCCGGGAGGGTGCCTGCACCGACGGGGCGGCGGCGCCCGTCGTCCTGATGCTGCAGCTGCTCGAGCAGGTCCTCGCCCACGGGGTGGGGTCCAGGCAGGACCTCCCGCTGCCCCTGGGGTATGTCGTCGCCGGCGCGGTCGTGGCGCTGGTGTTCTCCTTCCTCACCCTGGGGCTGGCGTGGCGCAGCCCGCAGTTGCTCAGCCACGGCGCCGG
This window harbors:
- a CDS encoding YnfA family protein, which gives rise to MSDVARSLVLFALAALAEIGGAWLVWQGVREHRGWVWIGAGVVALGVYGFVATLQPDANFGRILAAYGGVFVAGSLAWGMVVDGFRPDRYDVTGAVVCLVGVALIMYAPRPA
- a CDS encoding copper resistance CopC family protein, yielding MPDSERSSRRLRPARSMARLGGLVLGAWAMVLGVALGAAPAEAHGQLVVQDSLPVEGARIGEPLDELTLVFTEAPAVFAYFTVTAPDGTRVDSGWTDGQPAPLSTPVEEFNRVDGQWVSVYYSTGFPAQVGVAHWPAAGDYTVTYSSVASDGEAVEGSYVFAYDGPVTQAPPGWTPPTDPPDPLLVEALEAGDPDGVTGDPDADGRDTGEVGGGEPSAGAGTVGDPRADDAEAAGAGPGVQPAVYVVVGLLVAGAVASVVAVTRRGRAGVGSGGGGGVAGGTGGAGRVPAPTGRRRPSS